A genomic region of Paralichthys olivaceus isolate ysfri-2021 chromosome 18, ASM2471397v2, whole genome shotgun sequence contains the following coding sequences:
- the enc1 gene encoding ectoderm-neural cortex protein 1 isoform X1, producing MTMAPRLWNSQPKEDSMKMSVCVHENRKSRASTGSMNIYLFHKSSYADSVLMHLNSLRQQRLFTDVLLHAGSRSFPCHRAVLAACSRYFEAMFSGGLRESQASEVNFHDSIHPEVLELLLDYAYSSRVVINEENAESLLEAGDMLEFQDIRDACAEFLERNLHPTNCLGMLLLSDAHQCIKLSELSWGMCLSNFPAICKTEDFLQLPKDMVVQLLSHEELETEDERLVYEAALNWINYDVEKRHCHLPELLRTVRLALLPAIFLMENVSTEELINAQAKSKELVDEAIRCKLKILQNDGVVNSPCARPRKTSHALFLLGGQTFMCDKLYLVDQKAKEIIPKADIPSPRKEFSACAIGCKVYITGGRGSENGVSKDVWVYDTVHEEWSKAAPMLIARFGHGSAELKHCLYVVGGHTAATGCLPASPSVSLKQVEQFDPVANKWTMVAPLREGVSNAAVVSVKLKLFAFGGTSVTHDKLPKVQCYDPQENRWTVPASCPQPWRYTAAAVLGNQIFVMGGDTEFSACSAYKFSSDTYQWTKVGDVTAKRMSCQAVASGNKLYVVGGYFGTQRCKTLDCYDPTLDAWNSITTVPYSLIPTAFVSTWKHLPA from the exons ATGACCATGGCCCCTCGGCTTTGGAACAGCCAACCTAAAGAG GATTCAATGAAAATGTCCGTGTGCGTCCATGAGAACCGGAAATCAAGGGCCAGCACCGGCTCTATGAACATCTACCTGTTCCACAAGTCCTCCTATGCCGACAGTGTCCTCATGCACCTCAACTCATTGCGGCAGCAAAGACTTTTCACAGACGTCCTGCTTCATGCAGGCAGCCGCTCCTTCCCCTGCCATCGTGCAGTGCTGGCTGCCTGCAGCCGCTACTTTGAGGCCATGTTCAGTGGTGGGCTGAGAGAGAGCCAGGCCAGCGAAGTCAACTTCCATGACTCCATCCACCCGGAGGTTTTAGAACTCCTGCTGGATTATGCGTACTCTTCACGTGTAGTCATCAACGAGGAGAACGCAGAGTCACTACTGGAAGCAGGGGACATGTTGGAGTTTCAGGACATCCGAGATGCCTGTGCTGAATTCCTAGAGAGAAACCTTCATCCGACTAACTGTCTTGGCATGCTGTTACTCTCTGATGCCCACCAGTGTATCAAGCTGTCAGAGCTCTCCTGGGGCATGTGCCTCAGCAACTTCCCAGCTATTTGCAAGACAGAGGACTTCCTCCAATTGCCCAAAGATATGGTGGTGCAACTTTTGTCACACGAGGAGCTAGAGACAGAAGATGAGAGACTGGTTTATGAAGCTGCTCTTAACTGGATCAACTACGATGTGGAAAAGAGGCACTGCCACCTACCAGAGCTTCTGAGAACGGTCCGCCTCGCCCTGCTGCCTGCCATCTTTCTGATGGAGAATGTCTCTACAGAAGAGTTGATCAATGCCCAGGCTAAGAGCAAGGAACTGGTGGATGAAGCTATCCGCTGTAAGCTGAAAATCCTGCAGAATGACGGTGTCGTAAACAGCCCGTGTGCTCGACCAAGGAAAACCAGCCATGCTCTCTTTCTACTTGGAGGGCAGACTTTCATGTGTGACAAGTTGTACCTGGTAGACCAGAAGGCCAAAGAGATCATCCCCAAAGCGGACATCCCCAGCCCCAGGAAGGAGTTCAGTGCCTGCGCCATCGGCTGTAAGGTGTACATCACTGGTGGGAGAGGCTCAGAGAATGGTGTGTCTAAAGATGTATGGGTCTACGACACTGTCCATGAGGAATGGTCCAAAGCAGCTCCGATGCTCATCGCTAGGTTTGGCCATGGTTCTGCAGAGTTAAAACATTGTCTCTATGTAGTAGGAGGCCACACTGCAGCAACTGGCTGCCTCCCGGCTTCTCCATCCGTGTCACTCAAACAGGTGGAGCAATTCGACCCAGTGGCGAACAAGTGGACCATGGTGGCTCCTTTGAGAGAAGGCGTGAGCAATGCAGCAGTAGTCAGCGTCAAACTCAAGCTGTTTGCCTTCGGAGGAACCAGCGTCACCCATGACAAGCTGCCCAAGGTGCAGTGCTACGATCCGCAGGAGAATCGATGGACAGTGCCCGCATCTTGCCCGCAACCATGGCGCTACACAGCTGCTGCCGTGCTGGGAAACCAGATCTTCGTCATGGGTGGGGATACAGAGTTTTCAGCGTGCTCGGCTTATAAATTCAGCAGCGACACCTACCAGTGGACTAAAGTGGGCGATGTAACAGCCAAGCGGATGAGCTGCCAGGCTGTAGCATCGGGGAACAAACTGTATGTGGTGGGTGGGTACTTTGGCACACAGCGGTGTAAAACTCTGGACTGCTATGACCCCACACTGGATGCTTGGAACAGCATCACTACTGTGCCGTACTCGCTCATCCCCACTGCTTTCGTCAGCACCTGGAAACATCTGCCTGCTTGA
- the enc1 gene encoding ectoderm-neural cortex protein 1 isoform X2, translated as MKMSVCVHENRKSRASTGSMNIYLFHKSSYADSVLMHLNSLRQQRLFTDVLLHAGSRSFPCHRAVLAACSRYFEAMFSGGLRESQASEVNFHDSIHPEVLELLLDYAYSSRVVINEENAESLLEAGDMLEFQDIRDACAEFLERNLHPTNCLGMLLLSDAHQCIKLSELSWGMCLSNFPAICKTEDFLQLPKDMVVQLLSHEELETEDERLVYEAALNWINYDVEKRHCHLPELLRTVRLALLPAIFLMENVSTEELINAQAKSKELVDEAIRCKLKILQNDGVVNSPCARPRKTSHALFLLGGQTFMCDKLYLVDQKAKEIIPKADIPSPRKEFSACAIGCKVYITGGRGSENGVSKDVWVYDTVHEEWSKAAPMLIARFGHGSAELKHCLYVVGGHTAATGCLPASPSVSLKQVEQFDPVANKWTMVAPLREGVSNAAVVSVKLKLFAFGGTSVTHDKLPKVQCYDPQENRWTVPASCPQPWRYTAAAVLGNQIFVMGGDTEFSACSAYKFSSDTYQWTKVGDVTAKRMSCQAVASGNKLYVVGGYFGTQRCKTLDCYDPTLDAWNSITTVPYSLIPTAFVSTWKHLPA; from the coding sequence ATGAAAATGTCCGTGTGCGTCCATGAGAACCGGAAATCAAGGGCCAGCACCGGCTCTATGAACATCTACCTGTTCCACAAGTCCTCCTATGCCGACAGTGTCCTCATGCACCTCAACTCATTGCGGCAGCAAAGACTTTTCACAGACGTCCTGCTTCATGCAGGCAGCCGCTCCTTCCCCTGCCATCGTGCAGTGCTGGCTGCCTGCAGCCGCTACTTTGAGGCCATGTTCAGTGGTGGGCTGAGAGAGAGCCAGGCCAGCGAAGTCAACTTCCATGACTCCATCCACCCGGAGGTTTTAGAACTCCTGCTGGATTATGCGTACTCTTCACGTGTAGTCATCAACGAGGAGAACGCAGAGTCACTACTGGAAGCAGGGGACATGTTGGAGTTTCAGGACATCCGAGATGCCTGTGCTGAATTCCTAGAGAGAAACCTTCATCCGACTAACTGTCTTGGCATGCTGTTACTCTCTGATGCCCACCAGTGTATCAAGCTGTCAGAGCTCTCCTGGGGCATGTGCCTCAGCAACTTCCCAGCTATTTGCAAGACAGAGGACTTCCTCCAATTGCCCAAAGATATGGTGGTGCAACTTTTGTCACACGAGGAGCTAGAGACAGAAGATGAGAGACTGGTTTATGAAGCTGCTCTTAACTGGATCAACTACGATGTGGAAAAGAGGCACTGCCACCTACCAGAGCTTCTGAGAACGGTCCGCCTCGCCCTGCTGCCTGCCATCTTTCTGATGGAGAATGTCTCTACAGAAGAGTTGATCAATGCCCAGGCTAAGAGCAAGGAACTGGTGGATGAAGCTATCCGCTGTAAGCTGAAAATCCTGCAGAATGACGGTGTCGTAAACAGCCCGTGTGCTCGACCAAGGAAAACCAGCCATGCTCTCTTTCTACTTGGAGGGCAGACTTTCATGTGTGACAAGTTGTACCTGGTAGACCAGAAGGCCAAAGAGATCATCCCCAAAGCGGACATCCCCAGCCCCAGGAAGGAGTTCAGTGCCTGCGCCATCGGCTGTAAGGTGTACATCACTGGTGGGAGAGGCTCAGAGAATGGTGTGTCTAAAGATGTATGGGTCTACGACACTGTCCATGAGGAATGGTCCAAAGCAGCTCCGATGCTCATCGCTAGGTTTGGCCATGGTTCTGCAGAGTTAAAACATTGTCTCTATGTAGTAGGAGGCCACACTGCAGCAACTGGCTGCCTCCCGGCTTCTCCATCCGTGTCACTCAAACAGGTGGAGCAATTCGACCCAGTGGCGAACAAGTGGACCATGGTGGCTCCTTTGAGAGAAGGCGTGAGCAATGCAGCAGTAGTCAGCGTCAAACTCAAGCTGTTTGCCTTCGGAGGAACCAGCGTCACCCATGACAAGCTGCCCAAGGTGCAGTGCTACGATCCGCAGGAGAATCGATGGACAGTGCCCGCATCTTGCCCGCAACCATGGCGCTACACAGCTGCTGCCGTGCTGGGAAACCAGATCTTCGTCATGGGTGGGGATACAGAGTTTTCAGCGTGCTCGGCTTATAAATTCAGCAGCGACACCTACCAGTGGACTAAAGTGGGCGATGTAACAGCCAAGCGGATGAGCTGCCAGGCTGTAGCATCGGGGAACAAACTGTATGTGGTGGGTGGGTACTTTGGCACACAGCGGTGTAAAACTCTGGACTGCTATGACCCCACACTGGATGCTTGGAACAGCATCACTACTGTGCCGTACTCGCTCATCCCCACTGCTTTCGTCAGCACCTGGAAACATCTGCCTGCTTGA